One Candidatus Schekmanbacteria bacterium DNA segment encodes these proteins:
- a CDS encoding FAD-binding oxidoreductase — translation MALPREAAKELKSVVGEENFTESKTMCEAYSRGGYGKFSWDKNRKIPGCVILPSSTEEVQAIVRIANRYKLPYIPLGTFFIALCVPLKPNTIMIDMKRMDRIEIDEENMYALVDPYVTYTELQTEAMKRGLYTSAPSCGAQVAVIANHLNQGMGQLVHRVGYANRRVLAAEWILPDGELMKTGSASMVNDYFWGEGPGPDLRGIMRGWFGNFGGLGIVTKMAVKLFRLPFRGVPEAVGVSPNTAFALPEERFKWFTTFYPTTDQAINSMYEVGKAEIAAVCVRVPFIWRYIARAKSRDDFHARWETDKHKFGVSTPSMVRVMLVGFTSKKQLEYEERVLKDIVAENGGTIEDATPFSSGQVFKLGISSNVTVPAGFFAVTKFAFDSFDHAKRALAETTDLKAKVIPPFFNDSEESGWMQSYDMGHIGYGEYFSYFDKSMVDKFMEYEIDSIKHDIKMGAYPGAQWSHLHEHIGPATGNYHLLMEKLGRSFDPNHVSNPPRLAPSRDKKKQ, via the coding sequence ATGGCATTACCACGTGAAGCAGCAAAAGAACTTAAATCCGTAGTAGGTGAGGAGAACTTTACAGAGTCTAAGACCATGTGCGAGGCATATTCTCGCGGTGGCTATGGAAAATTTTCATGGGACAAAAACCGCAAAATTCCTGGTTGTGTTATTCTTCCTTCAAGTACTGAAGAGGTACAGGCTATAGTAAGAATTGCGAACCGTTATAAACTTCCATATATCCCTCTTGGTACTTTTTTCATTGCCCTCTGTGTTCCACTAAAACCAAACACAATAATGATAGATATGAAGCGAATGGATCGCATCGAGATAGATGAAGAAAACATGTATGCTCTTGTTGATCCTTACGTCACATATACAGAGCTTCAGACAGAAGCGATGAAACGTGGACTTTATACAAGTGCTCCATCGTGCGGAGCCCAGGTCGCTGTAATAGCCAACCATCTTAATCAGGGTATGGGACAACTCGTCCATCGTGTAGGATATGCAAACAGAAGGGTTCTTGCAGCAGAATGGATACTTCCTGACGGAGAGTTAATGAAAACCGGCTCAGCCTCAATGGTAAATGATTATTTCTGGGGAGAAGGTCCGGGTCCAGATCTTCGTGGAATAATGAGAGGATGGTTTGGAAACTTCGGAGGGCTTGGGATTGTCACCAAAATGGCTGTGAAGCTTTTTCGTTTGCCTTTCAGGGGGGTACCTGAAGCAGTAGGGGTTTCTCCAAATACAGCATTTGCTCTTCCGGAAGAAAGATTTAAATGGTTTACAACTTTTTACCCCACTACCGATCAGGCAATTAATTCCATGTATGAGGTTGGAAAAGCTGAGATAGCTGCAGTGTGCGTCCGTGTTCCTTTCATCTGGCGTTACATTGCGAGAGCAAAGTCACGGGATGATTTCCATGCAAGATGGGAAACAGACAAGCATAAATTTGGCGTGTCTACTCCAAGCATGGTAAGAGTTATGCTCGTAGGATTTACTTCGAAGAAACAGCTTGAATATGAGGAAAGAGTCTTAAAGGACATTGTGGCTGAAAATGGTGGTACTATCGAAGATGCGACCCCATTCTCAAGCGGACAGGTATTCAAGCTTGGTATATCGAGCAATGTTACGGTTCCTGCTGGATTTTTTGCAGTTACAAAATTTGCCTTTGATTCCTTCGACCATGCAAAACGGGCACTTGCAGAAACAACCGACCTTAAAGCAAAAGTTATTCCCCCGTTCTTTAATGATTCAGAAGAGAGCGGATGGATGCAGAGCTATGATATGGGACATATAGGTTACGGCGAGTACTTCTCATACTTTGACAAAAGCATGGTTGACAAGTTTATGGAGTACGAGATTGACTCAATAAAACATGATATAAAAATGGGTGCTTATCCGGGTGCACAATGGTCGCACCTTCACGAGCATATAGGACCCGCAACCGGCAATTATCATTTACTGATGGAAAAGCTGGGGAGATCTTTTGATCCTAACCATGTTTCCAATCCGCCAAGGCTAGCGCCGTCGAGAGATAAGAAGAAACAATAG
- a CDS encoding (Fe-S)-binding protein yields the protein MELEKYRYDIEMCVRSSSCKWVDPMYSKSKRFNKICPINTKFKFDSFSCQGIMDIALAYLDGEIGIDEDLYKILYHCTLCGACDIMCKRCMDTERLEIIEAFRCRYIEKGGKVSKKQKNILSNVESKGNPYGASQNERTKWFDKGSEKTGEAEILYFAGCTASYRYPSIAKSSVKIFEAAGVNFKLFPSEQCCGNPLLRLGYKSQADTIRKNNIDSLAKSGCKVIVTSCAECYHMWKVDYPRIEEKSGTDYEVLHITEYADKLIKEGRLTIKGSINKTVTYHDSCRLGRLSEPYTHWDGKRIEFGRTDPPKQQWRRGTKGVYEQPRSVLKSISGVNLVEMERIRENAWCCGAGGAVKWINNDFSIWSAGERIEEVKQTGANTLVASCPFCRWNFTETVKAGSNNIEILDFAELLASVI from the coding sequence ATGGAACTTGAAAAATACAGATATGACATAGAGATGTGTGTAAGGTCGTCCTCATGCAAATGGGTAGATCCAATGTACTCAAAGAGCAAGAGATTTAATAAGATATGCCCAATAAATACGAAATTCAAATTTGATTCCTTTTCATGCCAGGGGATAATGGATATAGCTCTTGCCTATCTGGATGGTGAGATAGGGATCGATGAAGACCTTTATAAGATACTTTACCACTGTACCCTTTGCGGTGCATGCGACATTATGTGTAAGAGGTGCATGGACACCGAGAGACTCGAAATAATAGAGGCTTTCAGGTGCCGTTATATTGAAAAAGGTGGAAAGGTTTCTAAAAAACAGAAAAATATTTTATCCAATGTGGAAAGCAAGGGTAACCCTTACGGCGCTTCTCAAAATGAGAGGACAAAATGGTTTGACAAAGGGAGTGAAAAAACGGGAGAAGCAGAAATCCTTTATTTTGCGGGCTGTACTGCATCGTACCGCTATCCTTCAATTGCAAAATCAAGTGTAAAGATTTTTGAAGCTGCAGGTGTGAACTTCAAACTTTTTCCAAGCGAGCAGTGCTGCGGCAATCCTCTTCTAAGACTGGGGTACAAATCGCAAGCTGATACTATAAGAAAAAACAATATTGATTCTCTGGCAAAAAGCGGATGCAAGGTCATAGTTACGTCATGCGCAGAATGTTATCACATGTGGAAAGTTGATTATCCGAGGATTGAAGAAAAAAGCGGAACAGATTACGAGGTACTCCATATAACTGAGTATGCTGATAAACTCATAAAGGAAGGAAGACTGACAATAAAGGGGTCAATTAATAAAACGGTTACATATCATGATTCATGCCGTCTTGGCAGACTTTCCGAGCCATATACTCACTGGGATGGAAAGCGTATAGAATTCGGAAGGACGGACCCTCCCAAACAGCAATGGAGAAGAGGGACAAAAGGTGTTTATGAACAACCGCGCAGTGTGCTTAAAAGTATAAGTGGCGTGAATCTCGTTGAAATGGAACGTATCAGGGAAAATGCATGGTGCTGCGGAGCAGGGGGTGCAGTGAAATGGATAAATAATGATTTTTCAATCTGGTCTGCAGGTGAAAGGATTGAAGAAGTAAAACAGACAGGAGCAAATACGCTTGTTGCATCTTGTCCTTTTTGCAGGTGGAATTTTACAGAAACCGTGAAAGCTGGTTCAAATAATATCGAAATACTCGACTTTGCTGAATTATTGGCAAGCGTGATATAA
- a CDS encoding FAD-binding oxidoreductase, protein MSLKSKLESIAGKESVNVNGALSKYATDESPFKGVVPNYEVKATTSVQVREIINLARKEKTPVVPSSSTVHFNGAALSLQGGIVIDLSGMNKIKTIDERNRKVIFEPGVTWGTLASELSSKDLRMFNPLFPHSGTSALTSLLEREPAIIPKFEYADPIMTLEAVLPNGELMRTGSSSITLSYDKDDAAVDMVCPYGPGMDFFRLFHGAQGTLGVVTWVAVKLEHLSPLKKLFIISCSELEKAIRIVHSMQNDMIGQECFILDRNDAGLILSRGDIARYGELKNGLSNYNIIMVLRGGKRRPEEKIAYEEEALREMLGKELDGGDGVRSDDKNWMLENLGMNWPQGSVYWKNLLKGKVFQIAYKTTLKNIDILSTTFKKIITSNGFDINDCGLYVQPLEYGRAYHCEHHLYYAPEGEDFRKKLVSLYEELAVTLANKGAFFNQPYGPAVQALFDKTGGYREAVKKVKTIFDPAGIMNPGKLTF, encoded by the coding sequence TTGTCACTTAAAAGTAAACTTGAAAGCATAGCAGGAAAAGAAAGTGTAAATGTTAATGGGGCGTTAAGTAAATATGCAACAGACGAAAGCCCATTCAAAGGGGTTGTCCCTAACTACGAGGTCAAAGCAACTACTTCTGTACAAGTACGGGAAATAATTAATCTTGCAAGGAAAGAAAAAACCCCTGTTGTACCTTCAAGCTCCACTGTTCATTTTAACGGGGCTGCTCTTTCACTTCAGGGGGGGATAGTGATTGACCTCAGTGGAATGAACAAGATAAAAACTATTGATGAGAGAAACAGGAAAGTCATCTTCGAGCCTGGTGTGACATGGGGAACGCTTGCGTCAGAACTTTCAAGTAAAGATCTAAGGATGTTCAATCCGCTTTTTCCACATTCAGGTACATCTGCTTTAACATCTCTTCTTGAAAGGGAACCTGCAATTATTCCTAAATTTGAATATGCTGATCCTATTATGACCCTTGAAGCTGTTCTGCCAAATGGAGAATTAATGAGAACAGGTTCATCGTCTATTACCCTTTCCTATGACAAGGATGATGCGGCAGTTGATATGGTATGCCCTTACGGACCGGGGATGGATTTTTTCAGGCTCTTTCATGGTGCGCAGGGAACGCTGGGTGTCGTGACATGGGTTGCTGTAAAGCTTGAGCATCTTTCTCCTTTAAAAAAGCTTTTTATCATAAGCTGCAGCGAACTGGAAAAAGCTATAAGGATTGTTCATTCTATGCAGAACGACATGATAGGACAGGAATGCTTCATCCTTGACCGCAATGATGCCGGATTGATTTTGTCACGAGGCGATATTGCCAGATATGGAGAGCTTAAGAACGGGCTTTCAAATTATAATATAATAATGGTTTTGCGCGGAGGGAAGAGACGCCCTGAAGAGAAGATTGCATACGAGGAAGAAGCTTTGCGGGAAATGCTTGGAAAAGAACTCGATGGAGGAGACGGAGTCAGAAGTGATGATAAGAATTGGATGCTTGAAAATTTAGGTATGAACTGGCCTCAAGGATCTGTCTACTGGAAGAACCTTTTAAAAGGTAAGGTATTTCAGATCGCATATAAGACAACTTTAAAAAATATTGATATCCTATCAACAACATTTAAGAAGATAATTACTTCCAATGGATTCGATATCAATGATTGTGGCTTATATGTGCAACCCCTTGAGTACGGCAGAGCGTATCATTGCGAGCATCATCTCTATTATGCTCCGGAAGGAGAGGACTTTAGGAAAAAACTTGTAAGTCTCTATGAAGAGCTTGCGGTAACGCTTGCAAATAAAGGTGCTTTCTTCAACCAGCCTTATGGTCCGGCAGTTCAGGCTCTATTTGATAAAACGGGTGGGTACAGAGAGGCAGTGAAAAAAGTGAAAACAATATTTGATCCTGCGGGAATAATGAACCCAGGAAAGTTGACTTTTTAG
- a CDS encoding FAD-dependent oxidoreductase, producing MARVQIAINREKCPVPIRCRKCVEVCPQCLYKLHLVKIDKGKQMPEEAWDLDMWFPDQCVGCLECVKVCPENALRVIAPCEAECPAHVDVPSIVSLIAAGRTEEALHLHRERNPFVEISARVCPHPCESLCERKRVDSSSIAVRGVKRYMADLAAAKSTKIKDLMRENPNNAKKKVAVIGAGPAGLSCAYFLRKIGHPVTIFEKADRPGGMLSLMIPSYRLPQDVVDREVNFVLSSGIELKLNTTVGKDITFEDLKKQGYEAIFLGIGAWRSTPLGVPGEELEGVISAMDMLKDYRKGIAPKLGKKVVVIGGGNAAIDAARTAFRFGSDVTVVYRRDRDEMPAIPAEIEEAEKEGVKFILLARPLKVEGKNGHVSGLACGKMMMKGYDNNARRRSVPIEGSDFTVEADTVIIAIGQKLDANELLQGTGIGLSYEGYIYADHHMTTTIPYIFAGGDVTKGPSSVVEAIGAGERAARAINHYLSKELTADQKTDFWWIEPYEDDISYNTRSAVPKYERAVTPLVPVSERVGSKEVEMTMSAEDALHECARCLRCDYVDKEVLNRILSAAAAR from the coding sequence ATGGCAAGGGTTCAAATAGCAATTAACCGGGAAAAATGTCCGGTTCCTATAAGATGCCGCAAATGTGTAGAAGTATGTCCGCAATGTCTTTACAAACTTCACCTTGTTAAGATTGACAAGGGGAAGCAAATGCCTGAGGAAGCCTGGGATCTTGATATGTGGTTTCCCGACCAGTGCGTAGGGTGCCTTGAATGTGTGAAGGTTTGTCCTGAAAATGCTTTGAGAGTAATTGCTCCATGCGAAGCAGAATGTCCTGCTCATGTTGATGTTCCTTCGATAGTTTCTCTTATCGCGGCAGGCCGAACAGAAGAAGCCCTTCACCTTCACAGGGAAAGAAATCCTTTTGTGGAAATAAGCGCAAGGGTTTGTCCTCATCCATGTGAATCATTGTGCGAGAGAAAAAGGGTTGACTCTTCTTCTATTGCGGTCCGCGGTGTGAAGCGTTATATGGCGGACCTTGCGGCTGCAAAGTCAACTAAAATAAAGGATCTCATGAGAGAGAATCCTAACAATGCCAAAAAGAAAGTTGCGGTAATAGGTGCAGGACCTGCCGGTCTTTCATGTGCATATTTTCTGCGGAAAATAGGACATCCTGTGACAATATTCGAAAAAGCTGACAGACCTGGCGGAATGCTTTCTCTAATGATTCCATCATACCGTCTGCCGCAGGATGTAGTTGACAGGGAGGTAAATTTCGTACTGAGTTCAGGAATAGAATTAAAGCTTAATACGACCGTCGGCAAAGATATTACTTTCGAGGATCTGAAGAAACAGGGCTATGAAGCTATTTTCCTCGGGATAGGGGCATGGAGATCAACACCGCTTGGAGTTCCCGGTGAGGAGCTTGAAGGGGTAATCTCTGCTATGGATATGCTGAAGGATTACCGCAAGGGAATAGCACCTAAGCTTGGCAAAAAAGTCGTTGTCATAGGCGGAGGCAATGCTGCAATTGATGCTGCCCGCACAGCTTTCAGGTTTGGCTCAGATGTAACAGTGGTTTACAGACGAGACCGCGACGAAATGCCTGCTATTCCGGCTGAGATCGAAGAAGCTGAGAAGGAAGGCGTTAAATTTATATTACTTGCAAGGCCTTTAAAGGTTGAAGGGAAAAATGGACATGTCAGCGGTTTAGCTTGTGGAAAGATGATGATGAAAGGATACGACAATAACGCAAGGCGCAGATCTGTACCTATAGAAGGATCAGACTTTACAGTTGAAGCTGATACCGTAATAATAGCCATAGGGCAGAAACTTGATGCAAATGAGTTATTGCAAGGTACTGGCATAGGGCTTTCATATGAAGGATATATCTATGCAGACCATCATATGACCACCACGATTCCTTACATTTTTGCAGGCGGCGATGTAACAAAGGGTCCGTCCAGCGTGGTTGAAGCAATAGGAGCGGGAGAGAGGGCTGCAAGGGCAATCAACCATTATTTGTCCAAAGAGCTTACTGCAGATCAGAAAACAGACTTCTGGTGGATTGAACCATATGAAGACGACATTTCCTATAATACTAGATCAGCAGTACCTAAGTATGAAAGAGCTGTTACACCTCTTGTTCCTGTTTCAGAGAGGGTAGGTTCAAAGGAAGTTGAAATGACAATGAGTGCAGAAGATGCTCTCCATGAGTGCGCCAGATGCCTGCGCTGCGACTATGTTGATAAGGAAGTTTTAAACAGAATACTGTCTGCTGCTGCTGCACGCTGA
- a CDS encoding 4Fe-4S binding protein gives MCHNCISHGGDGGKWFHAAENFAAGLYRRQKKAAQQKAQKAEKKTGEIINPLQPPPEYYMTEDGEFALQPGAQVDLDIMFSDLMREVLEATGKDVKKLPILKKKVNSFMENYHFGQVITLEEAEQMLEITYPIGIMECICKRESRGMYKNDDAMTCLSLGVGIYKWERWPETFRNFQFLSVKEAKQRLRHFDRRGNVHTLWTFYTPYIGGICNCEYPTCLGIRGRIDYDVSEILLKGEYCAKPVHDKCIGCGECITFCQFGAMSLQVSRNKVNINMNKCFGCAQCANHCRHEAIEMVERMTTPGLRDIW, from the coding sequence ATGTGCCATAACTGTATTTCGCATGGAGGAGATGGTGGTAAATGGTTCCATGCTGCGGAGAACTTTGCGGCAGGGCTTTACCGTAGGCAGAAAAAAGCAGCACAGCAGAAAGCACAAAAGGCTGAGAAAAAAACTGGTGAAATAATAAACCCGCTTCAACCGCCACCTGAGTATTATATGACTGAAGATGGTGAGTTTGCTCTTCAGCCCGGCGCGCAGGTTGACCTCGACATAATGTTTTCCGACCTGATGCGGGAAGTTCTCGAGGCAACAGGGAAAGATGTAAAGAAACTTCCTATTCTCAAGAAAAAAGTAAACAGCTTCATGGAGAATTACCATTTCGGTCAGGTTATTACCCTTGAAGAAGCCGAGCAGATGCTGGAGATAACATATCCTATAGGCATAATGGAATGTATCTGCAAAAGGGAATCGCGTGGTATGTATAAAAACGATGATGCTATGACCTGCCTTTCCCTTGGGGTTGGCATCTATAAATGGGAACGCTGGCCTGAAACTTTCCGTAATTTCCAATTCCTTTCCGTAAAAGAGGCAAAACAGAGGCTTCGCCATTTTGACAGGCGAGGTAATGTCCATACTCTCTGGACTTTTTATACGCCATATATAGGCGGCATCTGTAACTGTGAATATCCTACCTGTCTTGGAATAAGAGGACGTATTGATTATGATGTGTCCGAGATCCTTCTTAAGGGAGAGTATTGTGCTAAGCCGGTACACGACAAATGTATAGGCTGCGGCGAATGTATTACGTTCTGCCAGTTTGGCGCCATGTCTCTTCAGGTGAGCCGCAACAAGGTAAACATCAATATGAATAAATGCTTTGGATGCGCGCAGTGCGCCAACCATTGCCGTCATGAGGCAATAGAGATGGTAGAGCGCATGACAACACCGGGGCTCAGGGACATTTGGTGA
- a CDS encoding 4Fe-4S binding protein: MSLMDVKIDHEKCKVPAACRKCLAICPQAVFKLHLGKVEKYKLAPDEEWHLEAWYWTRCSGCMECVKICPLDAIRVKKRKEAVA; this comes from the coding sequence ATGAGTTTGATGGATGTAAAGATTGATCATGAAAAATGCAAGGTTCCTGCTGCATGCAGAAAGTGCCTTGCAATTTGCCCTCAGGCAGTATTTAAGCTGCATTTGGGGAAAGTAGAGAAATACAAACTTGCACCTGATGAAGAGTGGCATCTAGAAGCCTGGTATTGGACAAGATGCTCAGGTTGTATGGAATGCGTAAAGATATGTCCGCTCGATGCAATAAGGGTAAAAAAGAGAAAAGAAGCAGTTGCCTAA
- a CDS encoding 4Fe-4S binding protein → MCHFCTKHGDGGKWFENAANFAARMYSNRKKKTEKEEKFVQHMGSEALKIDPDHPEKSRMYATPPVITEDIADNPWAQQKMFETRSKFPYHLDSNGDVKIPKGAVVDLDIMFTDLLKEVVDATGVEADKVPQLKRKVASFMGNYHFGQVITLEETLDMLELTYPIGMMQCICRRETRGQMAPGEANFCFSLGVGIYKWERWPETFRGLTFLSVKEAKEMITHYNKKGLVHSLWTFNVPYIGGICNCEYPVCQGIRGRLDYGVESIILKGEWCAKPLYENCTGCGNCVRYCQFGAMSMQLSRNKVAIDMKKCFGCGQCEKHCPNSAIEMVERRKTPGISDLW, encoded by the coding sequence ATGTGCCATTTTTGCACTAAACATGGTGATGGAGGCAAATGGTTCGAGAATGCAGCTAACTTTGCAGCAAGAATGTATTCTAACCGAAAGAAGAAGACTGAAAAAGAAGAAAAGTTTGTTCAACACATGGGAAGTGAGGCACTTAAGATAGATCCTGATCATCCTGAAAAGAGCAGAATGTATGCTACTCCTCCTGTCATAACTGAAGATATAGCAGATAATCCATGGGCACAGCAGAAAATGTTTGAGACAAGAAGCAAATTTCCCTATCATTTGGATTCAAATGGAGATGTTAAAATACCTAAGGGAGCTGTTGTTGACCTTGATATTATGTTTACTGACCTATTAAAAGAAGTTGTTGATGCTACCGGTGTAGAAGCTGACAAAGTACCTCAGTTAAAAAGAAAAGTTGCAAGCTTTATGGGAAATTACCACTTTGGTCAGGTTATAACTCTTGAAGAAACCCTTGATATGTTGGAACTGACTTACCCAATAGGAATGATGCAGTGTATCTGCAGAAGAGAAACAAGAGGGCAGATGGCTCCTGGGGAAGCAAATTTCTGTTTCTCTCTTGGTGTTGGAATTTATAAATGGGAACGTTGGCCTGAGACATTCAGAGGACTTACATTTTTAAGTGTCAAGGAAGCAAAGGAAATGATTACACACTACAATAAAAAAGGATTGGTACATTCGCTTTGGACCTTCAATGTTCCTTATATAGGAGGAATCTGTAACTGTGAATATCCTGTATGTCAGGGGATCAGGGGAAGACTTGATTACGGTGTTGAATCAATAATATTAAAAGGGGAATGGTGTGCAAAACCATTGTATGAAAACTGTACAGGCTGCGGGAATTGCGTACGCTATTGCCAGTTCGGTGCAATGAGTATGCAACTTTCCAGAAACAAAGTAGCTATTGATATGAAGAAATGTTTCGGGTGCGGCCAGTGTGAAAAACATTGCCCTAACAGTGCGATCGAAATGGTAGAGAGAAGGAAAACTCCAGGTATAAGCGATCTTTGGTAA
- a CDS encoding DnaJ domain-containing protein — protein MILLVFYILSPVDFIPDFIPFVGRIDDIVIPIILFWLYKKKFQRQSYKYSTGPSDENRNFGNENVRTAKSKKDPYRVLNIDRGSSELEIKRAYKEMLSKYHPDKVAHLGKELQDLAHEKVIEITEAYNDLEACGFKN, from the coding sequence TTGATACTTTTAGTATTCTATATTTTGTCGCCTGTTGATTTTATCCCTGACTTTATTCCTTTCGTTGGACGCATAGATGACATTGTTATTCCCATAATTTTATTCTGGTTATACAAAAAAAAGTTCCAGAGACAATCTTATAAATATTCTACTGGTCCAAGTGATGAAAACCGTAATTTCGGAAATGAAAACGTTAGAACAGCTAAATCAAAGAAAGACCCTTATAGAGTATTAAATATTGATAGAGGATCTTCTGAGTTGGAGATTAAACGAGCCTACAAAGAAATGCTTTCCAAGTATCATCCTGATAAAGTCGCGCATCTTGGAAAGGAATTACAGGATCTTGCACATGAGAAAGTTATTGAAATAACAGAAGCTTATAATGATCTTGAAGCTTGTGGTTTCAAAAATTAG
- a CDS encoding 3-isopropylmalate dehydratase small subunit: MEVISGKCWKFGDDISTDLIAPGRLFHLRSNLPELVKHVMEDARPGFYDMIKKGDIIVAGFNFGQGSSREHAPTIIKMAGISAVVAKSFARIFYRNCINVGLPAIIIDTSSLDEGDMAGIDMQNGTITNFTKNLTLKFPPLPATMSKILNEGGLAPYVKKYGDLLL, translated from the coding sequence ATGGAAGTTATTAGCGGAAAGTGCTGGAAATTCGGAGATGATATAAGCACTGATCTGATTGCACCCGGACGGCTTTTCCATTTGCGTTCCAATCTTCCGGAGCTTGTAAAACATGTCATGGAAGATGCAAGGCCAGGTTTTTACGATATGATAAAAAAGGGAGATATAATTGTAGCGGGCTTTAATTTTGGCCAGGGGTCTAGCCGAGAGCATGCACCGACAATAATAAAGATGGCAGGCATATCAGCTGTTGTGGCAAAAAGTTTTGCACGGATTTTTTACAGAAACTGTATTAACGTTGGATTGCCGGCTATAATCATTGACACCTCTTCATTAGATGAGGGAGATATGGCTGGGATTGATATGCAGAACGGAACAATAACAAATTTTACAAAAAATCTGACTCTCAAATTTCCTCCTTTGCCTGCAACTATGTCAAAAATATTAAATGAAGGAGGTCTCGCACCATATGTAAAAAAGTATGGTGATCTTTTACTTTAA
- a CDS encoding 3-isopropylmalate dehydratase large subunit, with the protein MGKTMAEKIIGEHAGKSLKAGDLAVVAVDLSYVQDGTGPLAVRQMKSMGLEKAFNPSHSIFFLDHASPSPRLELSNDHKFLREFAEKTGIRVSDVGNGISHQVVLEEYALPGNLIVGADSHTCTGGAIGAFATGMGSTDVAVAIALGKTWMRVPETLKVVVDGKLRKGVYSKDIILNLIGMISSSGATYKALEFHGSTIESLSIDARATIANMAVEAGAKAGLFPSDEITKKFLSDMGREPGYREIKPDDDAEYEKVINIDGEKLEPTIACPHLVHNTKAVGEVGEVFVQEVFLGTSCNGRYEDLKIAAEILNGKKVDKRVRLLVTPASRNVYLRALKDGIIETFVRAGGVVTGPGCGACVGVHEGVLGDGEICLATQPRNFKGRMGNPNAFIYLGSPAIAAATAITGKITDPREFL; encoded by the coding sequence ATGGGAAAGACGATGGCTGAAAAGATAATAGGTGAGCATGCCGGAAAAAGCCTGAAAGCCGGAGACCTTGCTGTCGTCGCAGTTGATTTAAGTTATGTGCAGGATGGTACAGGTCCGCTTGCAGTAAGGCAAATGAAGAGTATGGGACTTGAAAAGGCTTTTAATCCATCGCACTCGATATTCTTTCTTGACCATGCATCGCCAAGCCCTCGGCTTGAACTCTCAAATGACCATAAATTCCTGCGTGAATTTGCAGAAAAAACAGGAATACGTGTTTCCGATGTAGGAAATGGCATATCTCATCAGGTAGTACTCGAAGAATATGCTTTACCTGGAAATCTTATTGTTGGGGCAGATTCACATACATGTACCGGAGGAGCGATAGGCGCATTTGCGACCGGAATGGGTTCGACTGATGTGGCTGTAGCCATAGCCCTAGGCAAAACATGGATGAGGGTTCCTGAAACATTAAAGGTAGTTGTTGATGGAAAACTTCGGAAGGGGGTTTATTCAAAAGACATCATCCTCAATCTTATAGGTATGATATCAAGCAGCGGTGCAACTTATAAAGCGCTTGAGTTCCACGGAAGTACTATAGAAAGTTTAAGTATTGATGCACGGGCTACAATTGCGAATATGGCAGTTGAAGCAGGAGCCAAGGCAGGTCTGTTTCCTTCTGATGAAATTACTAAAAAATTTCTGAGCGATATGGGGAGGGAGCCAGGTTACCGTGAAATTAAACCAGATGACGATGCAGAATATGAAAAGGTAATTAATATCGATGGAGAAAAACTTGAGCCCACAATTGCCTGTCCTCACCTTGTTCATAATACAAAGGCAGTTGGAGAAGTAGGAGAAGTTTTTGTCCAGGAAGTTTTTCTGGGCACTTCCTGCAACGGCAGATACGAGGACCTTAAAATTGCGGCGGAAATTTTAAACGGGAAGAAGGTCGATAAAAGAGTGAGATTGCTAGTTACTCCTGCTTCGCGAAATGTCTATCTTCGTGCCCTTAAAGACGGCATTATTGAAACATTCGTTCGCGCCGGAGGTGTGGTAACCGGGCCGGGGTGCGGTGCCTGTGTGGGTGTTCATGAAGGAGTGCTTGGTGATGGAGAGATTTGCCTTGCCACACAACCGCGAAATTTCAAAGGGAGGATGGGTAATCCAAACGCTTTTATATATCTTGGATCTCCTGCTATTGCGGCGGCTACGGCAATAACTGGAAAGATTACTGATCCTCGTGAGTTCTTATAG